One part of the Bradyrhizobium sp. CB1650 genome encodes these proteins:
- a CDS encoding radical SAM protein: MDALQVSDSDILFACTNSDEYHLIILPTEKCNFHCAYCYEDHSIGKMSREVVESVKLLLAKNIPSVAHLSIDWFGGEPLLGMSVIREVNGFANEFIKERGIATALRSAITTNAFLLGPDVFSELLGLGVSEYQISLDGPKEMHDKTRVQVGGGGSFDRIWSNLTQIAKIDGEFRILLRVHVTEENIGSVPKLLADIKASFGHDSRFKIFLKAIQNLGGYGAEFASAVGLDEHDFRLAQMEEELRGPNEFWHPNSICHASKFNSFIIRADGRVSKCTTALYDDINIIGRLRRDGSLDLDRDKVLAWSRGLFTMNRDILYCPLGGIHKHAGCSQCEPATS; the protein is encoded by the coding sequence ATGGACGCTCTTCAGGTCAGTGACAGCGACATTCTGTTCGCGTGCACAAATTCCGATGAATACCACCTGATAATTCTGCCAACCGAGAAGTGCAATTTCCACTGCGCGTACTGTTATGAAGATCACAGCATCGGGAAAATGTCTCGCGAGGTTGTCGAATCCGTAAAACTTCTGTTGGCAAAGAATATCCCAAGTGTCGCTCATCTGAGCATCGATTGGTTTGGGGGCGAGCCGCTCCTTGGCATGTCGGTCATTCGCGAAGTCAACGGCTTCGCGAATGAATTTATCAAGGAACGCGGGATCGCGACGGCACTCCGGAGTGCGATTACGACAAATGCGTTTTTGCTCGGTCCCGATGTATTCTCCGAATTGCTGGGCCTAGGGGTTTCCGAGTATCAGATCTCTCTCGATGGCCCCAAGGAAATGCACGACAAAACCCGTGTTCAAGTCGGTGGAGGCGGATCCTTCGATCGCATTTGGAGCAACCTGACCCAGATAGCGAAGATTGACGGCGAGTTTCGGATACTTCTTCGGGTTCACGTGACCGAAGAGAACATAGGCTCGGTGCCGAAGTTGCTGGCTGATATCAAAGCGAGCTTCGGTCACGACAGCCGTTTCAAGATCTTTCTGAAGGCCATCCAAAATCTGGGTGGATATGGCGCCGAATTTGCAAGCGCAGTCGGCCTGGATGAGCACGATTTTCGTCTCGCTCAGATGGAGGAGGAGTTGCGGGGACCAAATGAATTTTGGCATCCGAACTCGATTTGCCACGCCTCAAAATTCAACAGCTTTATTATTCGGGCGGATGGTCGTGTTTCGAAGTGCACGACCGCGCTTTACGACGACATAAACATTATAGGGCGGTTGAGGCGAGACGGTTCTCTGGATCTCGACCGCGACAAGGTCCTCGCCTGGAGCAGAGGGCTGTTCACGATGAACCGGGATATTCTCTACTGCCCTCTAGGTGGTATCCACAAACACGCAGGCTGCTCGCAGTGCGAGCCGGCCACAAGTTAG
- a CDS encoding papain-like cysteine protease family protein, whose product MRSVSTRSLFLIFLSFAAHQALGPQRVNAAQPREPVDSTERVRLDFKDLPVRVRLDVPVIKQPSPMSCWATVYAMMKSWKAGKPISIETAIAELGAPFTTYLADDHGLPGGQELAFVKAGGLHAMPPASYPLPVFRKLLRNSGPVWIITGDGITSHARLLIGIYGTDEAEKRATYESTTMEFIDPASGTYVYEPALKFYEMFERETAFIVDNRYDSLDLRWQVISY is encoded by the coding sequence ATGCGTAGCGTTTCTACCCGTTCATTGTTTTTGATTTTCCTGTCTTTTGCTGCTCATCAGGCGCTGGGTCCGCAACGGGTCAATGCGGCTCAGCCGCGCGAGCCCGTCGATTCGACCGAGCGGGTGCGACTCGATTTCAAGGACTTGCCTGTGCGCGTTCGTCTGGACGTGCCTGTGATAAAGCAGCCATCGCCCATGAGCTGCTGGGCGACGGTCTATGCGATGATGAAGTCATGGAAGGCCGGAAAACCGATCTCTATTGAAACTGCCATCGCGGAGCTAGGCGCTCCATTCACGACGTATCTCGCAGATGATCACGGCTTGCCTGGCGGGCAGGAACTCGCCTTCGTAAAGGCCGGCGGCCTCCACGCCATGCCGCCAGCCAGCTATCCCTTGCCGGTGTTTCGCAAGCTTCTACGGAACAGTGGGCCTGTCTGGATCATAACAGGAGACGGAATCACCTCTCATGCGCGATTGCTCATCGGAATCTATGGTACTGACGAAGCGGAAAAGCGAGCTACCTACGAGTCGACGACCATGGAATTCATCGATCCTGCCTCGGGCACCTACGTTTACGAACCAGCTTTGAAATTCTATGAAATGTTTGAACGAGAGACAGCTTTCATTGTCGACAACAGGTATGATTCACTCGATTTGAGATGGCAGGTGATCTCCTATTGA
- a CDS encoding DUF1353 domain-containing protein, with amino-acid sequence MKFAPAKLFKYWIAALALTASIGTAMGASYEEFHVGSLKGKLIVQWWEPDKFVFLPDKDDPLTFKRSNGETVTPGRMFTDGGSIPRPLWIFRNYSPWGYAPAFIVHDWLFQMKHCSLPGNDKYTHEIAATVMAEVMKTMMETKKVDVAKLTVLAMYEAVESDVAKTYWDTGKCVLPPTGTAAQKPIYEFKLSFE; translated from the coding sequence ATGAAGTTCGCGCCCGCTAAACTATTCAAATACTGGATTGCTGCACTTGCTTTGACGGCGTCGATCGGAACGGCCATGGGAGCTTCGTACGAAGAATTCCATGTGGGATCGCTGAAAGGTAAGCTCATCGTGCAATGGTGGGAGCCGGACAAATTCGTATTTTTGCCCGACAAGGATGACCCTCTCACATTCAAACGAAGCAACGGTGAAACCGTCACTCCTGGCCGTATGTTCACGGATGGCGGATCGATCCCGCGCCCCCTTTGGATCTTTCGCAATTATTCGCCGTGGGGGTACGCTCCCGCATTCATTGTCCACGACTGGCTCTTCCAGATGAAGCACTGCAGCTTGCCAGGCAACGATAAGTACACTCATGAAATCGCTGCTACGGTGATGGCGGAAGTGATGAAGACAATGATGGAAACCAAGAAAGTTGATGTTGCAAAACTAACGGTTCTTGCGATGTATGAGGCGGTGGAGTCGGACGTCGCCAAGACATACTGGGACACCGGTAAGTGCGTGCTGCCACCTACTGGCACTGCGGCCCAAAAGCCCATCTATGAGTTCAAGCTATCGTTTGAATAG